The genomic segment TCTGATAAAGATATTGCTCAATTGCGCGGAGTAACTGAAGATAAAATAAGAGAGTTAAGAGAAGAGAAAGATATTGATGCTGTCTATAAGATGGTTGATACCTGTGCAGCTGAATTTAAAGCTGAGACGCCTTATTACTATTCTTCTTATGAACGGGAGAATGAATCAGAGACTACTGACAAGAAGAAGGCTATGGTTATCGGTTCGGGACCGATTCGGATCGGACAGGGAATTGAGTTTGATTACTGTAGTGTTCATTCGGCCTGGGCGCTGCATGAAGAAGGTTATGAATCGATTATTGCCAATAATAATCCAGAGACAGTAAGTACCGACTTCGATACTTCTGATCGGTTATACTTCGAGCCGCTGACTAAAGAGGATATGCTGAATATTATTGAACATGAGGATCCGGAAGGAGTAGTAGTTCAGTTCGGTGGGCAGACATCAATTAACTTAGCTAAACCACTGGCTGACGAAGGAGTTGAAATATTAGGAACTTCGGTAGAAGCTATTGATATTGCCGAGGACCGGGATAAATTCATGAATCTTTTGGATGAATTAGATATTCCTACTCCGACAGGAAGTACTGTCTATTCTGTACCGGAGGCTAAAAAGACGGCGACTGAAATTGGTTATCCGGTAGTAGTGAGACCGTCTTATGTTCTAGGCGGTAGAGCTATGGAAGTTGTCTATAAAGAAGAAGAGTTAATGCAATATATGGAAACGGAAGCTAAGGTTTCTGAGGAGCATCCGCTCTTAGTTGATAAGTATATTACGGGTAAGGAAATTGAGATTGATGCTATTTCTGATGGCGAAGATGTCTTAATTCCCGGTATCATGGAGCATATAGAACGGGCCGGCGTTCACTCTGGCGACAGTATTGCTGTCTATCCGGAACAGACGTTGAGTGAAGATGAACGTGAACAGTTAATTGATTATACAGTTAAGTTGGGCCGTGCTCTCAATGTAAAGGGTCTGATTAATATCCAGTATGTTGTGGCTGATGGTACTGTCTATGTAATCGAGGTTAATCCGCGTTCCAGCCGGACAATTCCGTATCTCAGTAAGGTAACTGGAGTGCCGATGGTTAAAGTTGCTACTAAGGCAATGTTAGGCCATAAATTAAACGACTTAGGCTATGAGAACGGTCTTTGGCCTGAACAGGATCATGTAGCGGTAAAGGTACCGGTCTTCTCCTTCTCTAAATTAATGAAGGTTGATACTTCCTTAGGCCCTGAGATGAAGTCAACAGGTGAGGTATTGGGAATCGACCATGACTATGCTAAGGCTCTCTATAAAGCTTTTGTAGCAGCTGGTATCGATATTCCAGAAGATGGTACAATTCTAGCTACTATTGCTGATAAGGATAAGAAAGAAGCTATTCCGTTCATTAAGCGGTTTGCCCAATTAGGCTTCAATATTGTGGCTACCAAGGGCACAGCTAAGGCGCTAAAAGAGACTGGCGTAGAAGCTGAATCGGTTAATAAGATTTCCGAAGGTTCACCACATGTAGTTGATTTGATTCGTGATAATGAGATTGATTTAGTAGTTAATACTTTAACCAAGGGGAAGGAACCGGAGAGGGACGGCTTTAAGATTAGAAGAAATGCTGTAGAATACGGCCTACCCTGCCTGACATCGCTGGATACTACGGAGGCTATCCTGCATGTGTTGGAAGAGATTAAGACTGAAGGAAATGATAATTTTGAATATCTGGCCTTGCAGGATTATATGGCCTAATTTAAGGAGGTAGAGAAATGTCCAGACAGATTAACGGAGATATTTTAGCCAATGAACGGATAAATGAGTCTGATTATAGATTGGTGCTGTCGCTGCCGGAGATTATTGATGAGGTCAAGCCGGGCCAGTTTCTGCATGTTAAATGCGGCCCGGGAGTAGACCCGCTCTTGCGGCGGCCGCTCAGTATTCATCAGTGTAACCGAGATAAAGGAGAGATAGTACTGCTCTACCGTGTCTTCGGTAGAGGAACTGAGCTGTTGGCTACAAGAGAGGTTGGCGAAGAGCTGGATATCATGGGACCGTTAGGCAACGGCTTCGATTTAACAGAACTTAAAGAGAAGATTTTAGTCGTCGGTGGAGGTATCGGTTCGGCCCCGCTGATGGCTCTGATTGAAAGGTTAGTTAAGCTGAACAAAGAGGTAACGGTGCTGATAGGAGCCCAAAATAAAGAACAGCTGCTCTGTCAGGATGAGTTAACAGATCTACCGGTGGACTTCAAGACTGCTACTAATGACGGCAGTGCTGGCTATGAAGGCTATGTAACGGGGCTTTTAGAGCAGGAACTAGAAGCGAATGAATATGAACAGATCTTTGCTTGTGGACCAACACCGATGCTAAAGGCTATGCAGCCTTTGGTTAGCAAGAAAAATATAGAGATGCAGCTTTCGCTGGAAGAGAGAATGGGCTGTGGAACTGGAGCCTGTCTTTCCTGTGTTTGTAAAGTGAAAGTAGAAAATGAAGAAGGCTTTGAGTACCGCAAGGCTTGTACTGACGGTCCGGTCTTTAAGGCTAGCGAGGTGATTTTTGATGAGTAAGCCAGATTTAGCAGTGGATCTTAACGGTTTAGAATTGAATAATCCGGTGGTTACGGCTTCGGGGACTTTCGGCTTCGGAGAAGAGTATGAGGATTATGTTGATCTGGATAGATTAGGT from the Acetohalobium arabaticum DSM 5501 genome contains:
- the carB gene encoding carbamoyl-phosphate synthase large subunit — its product is MPKREELKRVMVIGSGPIIIGQAAEFDYSGSQACRALKDEGVEVILVNSNPATIMTDQNIADRVYIEPLTAEVVAKIIKQEKPDGLLPTLGGQTGLNIASELARKGLLEELDIEMLGTPLDTIEKAEDRDKFIQMLHEIDEPVLESKIADSIEEAKEIAEGIGYPVIIRPAYTMGGTGGGVADNPEELEEVASRGLKHSLIDEVLIEKSIKGWKEVEYEVMRDGANNCITVCNMENFDPVGIHTGDSIVVAPSQTLSDKEYQMLRSSSLKIIRELGIEGGCNVQFALDPDSFQYYIIEVNPRVSRSSALASKATGYPIAKVSTKIALGMTLAEIENAITKKTSACFEPALDYIVFKIPRWPFDKFHYADRELGTQMKATGEVMAIDRLFESSMLKAVRSLEIGTYSLRLEESSEWTDEEMKEDLINAEDKRLFVVAEALRRGWSVDEVHEITEIDTFFLWKMQNIIDHEQKIEEADELTAELLKEVKKLGFSDKDIAQLRGVTEDKIRELREEKDIDAVYKMVDTCAAEFKAETPYYYSSYERENESETTDKKKAMVIGSGPIRIGQGIEFDYCSVHSAWALHEEGYESIIANNNPETVSTDFDTSDRLYFEPLTKEDMLNIIEHEDPEGVVVQFGGQTSINLAKPLADEGVEILGTSVEAIDIAEDRDKFMNLLDELDIPTPTGSTVYSVPEAKKTATEIGYPVVVRPSYVLGGRAMEVVYKEEELMQYMETEAKVSEEHPLLVDKYITGKEIEIDAISDGEDVLIPGIMEHIERAGVHSGDSIAVYPEQTLSEDEREQLIDYTVKLGRALNVKGLINIQYVVADGTVYVIEVNPRSSRTIPYLSKVTGVPMVKVATKAMLGHKLNDLGYENGLWPEQDHVAVKVPVFSFSKLMKVDTSLGPEMKSTGEVLGIDHDYAKALYKAFVAAGIDIPEDGTILATIADKDKKEAIPFIKRFAQLGFNIVATKGTAKALKETGVEAESVNKISEGSPHVVDLIRDNEIDLVVNTLTKGKEPERDGFKIRRNAVEYGLPCLTSLDTTEAILHVLEEIKTEGNDNFEYLALQDYMA
- a CDS encoding dihydroorotate dehydrogenase electron transfer subunit; the encoded protein is MSRQINGDILANERINESDYRLVLSLPEIIDEVKPGQFLHVKCGPGVDPLLRRPLSIHQCNRDKGEIVLLYRVFGRGTELLATREVGEELDIMGPLGNGFDLTELKEKILVVGGGIGSAPLMALIERLVKLNKEVTVLIGAQNKEQLLCQDELTDLPVDFKTATNDGSAGYEGYVTGLLEQELEANEYEQIFACGPTPMLKAMQPLVSKKNIEMQLSLEERMGCGTGACLSCVCKVKVENEEGFEYRKACTDGPVFKASEVIFDE